One segment of Desulfosudis oleivorans Hxd3 DNA contains the following:
- a CDS encoding HsdM family class I SAM-dependent methyltransferase: MITKQALGSTLFGMADILRDKVEDYKSYILSLLFFKRLSDNYTWESENGIKEFVKDNKREPNDREKEIILRRKHDFTIPDGCFWGDVRNAPLDKKNDALNKAVNAIADSNTSLKGVINTVRWNEPSPDGSGGKKLHPEVLSPLINYLDAVDLSNRNASVDILGDAYEYLIKRFADENRNGTTAGQFYTPQEVVDIIVRYLKPQKGSTLYDPTCGSGGFLINAAKYIKKTTGTQKNIRLFGQEDVWNTWAIANINMILHGLDAAIKKGDTLKDPKFTEEDNDLTIKTFDLVMANFPFSQENWWKNGEPKRDKKGKPITNKDGSPQLNYPGKEDFNDPYERFDYGIPPFSNGDFAFLQHIVASMNESGKAGVVCPQGVLFRGQPQKTEEEDGQNRKADDEYLIRRGFLQGPVNKDGEFVHAINIIDAIVVLPGNLFYGTTIPGSILLFNKNKPEERKNKVLMVYAAKEGWYKEESNMNTLLPQDILRISTILESWGDMEIAKAWITSQKSRLRDLIQEELDFKKGEIDLDTQEDIELAKDKHQKAGELVKAKEAEGKKPTQAQLNNLQKAKETLEKLIKQKEQRIADAEGQAEKERIAIDEVETELLTMLADPELRKRYFSVVDMEELEENEFNLNIPRYVDTFEPEEEIDLKEAIEGFESAMDYEAKITSFISSMKQSLGM; the protein is encoded by the coding sequence ATGATCACCAAACAAGCATTAGGCAGCACCCTTTTCGGAATGGCTGATATTCTCAGAGACAAGGTTGAGGACTACAAGTCTTACATCCTTTCACTCCTCTTTTTCAAGCGACTTTCCGATAACTATACGTGGGAAAGCGAAAATGGAATCAAAGAGTTTGTAAAAGACAATAAACGTGAGCCAAATGATAGAGAAAAAGAAATAATTCTCAGAAGGAAGCATGACTTTACCATTCCTGATGGGTGTTTCTGGGGGGATGTTCGTAATGCGCCGCTTGATAAAAAGAACGATGCCTTAAACAAGGCGGTGAATGCCATTGCCGATTCCAACACCTCTCTTAAGGGTGTCATCAATACTGTACGTTGGAATGAGCCCTCACCGGATGGTTCTGGCGGAAAGAAGCTGCACCCTGAAGTACTGAGTCCGCTGATCAACTATCTGGATGCGGTTGATTTGAGCAACCGCAACGCCTCTGTGGATATTCTGGGCGATGCCTACGAATATTTGATCAAACGGTTTGCGGACGAAAACAGGAACGGTACCACTGCCGGACAATTTTATACCCCGCAAGAGGTTGTCGATATCATTGTTCGTTACCTCAAGCCTCAAAAGGGAAGCACTCTTTACGACCCCACCTGCGGCTCCGGCGGCTTCTTGATCAATGCGGCCAAGTACATCAAAAAAACGACCGGAACCCAGAAAAACATCCGCCTTTTTGGGCAGGAAGATGTCTGGAATACCTGGGCGATTGCCAATATCAACATGATTCTCCATGGGCTTGATGCCGCCATAAAAAAAGGCGACACCCTGAAAGATCCCAAATTCACGGAAGAGGACAACGACCTTACCATTAAAACCTTTGATCTGGTGATGGCTAATTTTCCGTTCTCGCAGGAAAACTGGTGGAAAAACGGGGAGCCCAAGAGAGATAAAAAAGGTAAGCCCATTACCAATAAAGACGGTTCTCCTCAGTTGAATTATCCGGGCAAAGAAGATTTTAACGATCCATATGAACGTTTTGATTATGGAATTCCGCCTTTTTCAAACGGAGACTTTGCCTTTCTTCAGCACATTGTCGCTTCGATGAATGAAAGCGGCAAGGCCGGAGTCGTTTGCCCGCAAGGCGTGCTGTTTCGTGGTCAACCACAAAAAACCGAAGAGGAAGATGGCCAAAATCGGAAGGCCGATGATGAATACCTGATCCGTCGCGGCTTTTTGCAGGGGCCGGTCAACAAGGATGGCGAATTTGTTCATGCCATAAATATCATAGATGCCATAGTCGTGCTACCTGGCAACCTCTTTTATGGCACTACTATTCCTGGCTCCATCCTGCTGTTTAATAAAAACAAACCGGAAGAGCGAAAAAACAAGGTGCTGATGGTCTATGCCGCCAAAGAAGGCTGGTACAAAGAAGAATCCAACATGAATACGCTCCTGCCTCAGGACATCTTGCGTATCTCCACTATTCTTGAAAGCTGGGGCGATATGGAGATAGCCAAAGCATGGATCACTTCCCAAAAATCCAGACTGAGAGACCTGATCCAGGAAGAACTTGATTTCAAAAAAGGTGAAATTGATCTGGATACCCAGGAAGATATAGAGCTGGCCAAAGACAAGCACCAGAAGGCCGGCGAGCTGGTAAAAGCCAAGGAAGCGGAGGGCAAGAAACCGACCCAAGCTCAGCTCAACAATCTACAAAAGGCTAAAGAAACTCTTGAAAAACTGATTAAACAGAAAGAGCAGCGCATTGCTGATGCCGAAGGACAGGCTGAAAAAGAGCGCATCGCTATTGATGAGGTGGAAACCGAACTTTTGACCATGCTGGCCGATCCGGAGCTGCGTAAACGCTATTTCTCCGTAGTGGATATGGAAGAGCTGGAAGAAAACGAGTTCAACCTCAATATTCCCCGCTATGTGGATACTTTCGAGCCGGAGGAAGAGATTGATCTCAAGGAGGCTATTGAAGGGTTTGAAAGCGCCATGGATTATGAAGCGAAAATTACCTCATTCATCTCAAGCATGAAACAGTCATTGGGGATGTAG
- a CDS encoding PD-(D/E)XK nuclease family protein, whose amino-acid sequence MDLQELRQQPHLSASAISGYMDCGLSYYLGRIIGVSPDFTPAPLVFGSAVHAVLAEFYQALANGKRLSARTLGALFEHYWQQMAEDRNDIQYKPGQDYASLLLEGKELVVTFCHQLPEDTGTIIGIEEPFAFELEGLPMPIIGAYDLVLEDAAGTITIVDHKTSSRAFSNADMDKNLQLTIYQMAARANGFAGREILLRFDALIKTKIPKFEQYYTIRSEWDELKARRKILSVYEGISKGVFMPNEESWKCAGCQYKTACKAWFEGGAYAQKSN is encoded by the coding sequence ATGGACTTACAGGAACTAAGACAGCAGCCCCATCTTTCGGCGTCAGCCATATCCGGCTATATGGACTGCGGACTGAGCTATTACCTTGGCAGAATTATCGGGGTGAGTCCTGATTTTACACCCGCGCCACTTGTCTTTGGCAGTGCCGTCCATGCCGTGCTGGCAGAATTCTATCAGGCCCTGGCAAACGGAAAGCGACTCTCGGCAAGAACACTGGGTGCCCTGTTTGAGCATTACTGGCAACAGATGGCCGAGGATAGAAATGACATCCAGTATAAGCCCGGTCAGGACTATGCCTCTCTGCTGCTGGAGGGAAAGGAGCTTGTTGTCACCTTTTGTCATCAGCTGCCGGAAGACACGGGAACCATCATCGGAATTGAAGAACCCTTTGCCTTTGAGCTTGAAGGCCTGCCCATGCCGATCATAGGCGCCTATGACCTGGTTTTGGAAGACGCGGCAGGGACCATCACCATTGTTGATCACAAAACCAGTTCCAGGGCCTTTTCAAACGCGGACATGGACAAGAATCTTCAGCTGACAATTTACCAGATGGCGGCCAGGGCCAATGGTTTTGCCGGACGGGAGATCCTTTTGCGGTTTGACGCTTTGATCAAGACAAAGATCCCGAAGTTTGAGCAGTACTACACCATCCGGTCAGAATGGGATGAATTAAAAGCCAGACGAAAAATCCTTTCTGTTTATGAAGGGATCTCCAAAGGCGTGTTTATGCCCAACGAAGAGTCCTGGAAATGTGCCGGCTGCCAGTACAAGACCGCCTGCAAGGCCTGGTTTGAGGGAGGTGCCTATGCCCAGAAAAGTAATTAA
- a CDS encoding ATP-dependent helicase encodes MSDLNPEQQKASEFTDGVCVVIAVPGSGKTRTMMERIGILVNKHGIPPENILGLTFTRNAADEMRHRLVPVLGEMSSRVFLTTIHSFCYTLLRSEGIVFEILSGREQMIFIKEVIKKLKIREVSAGMVLGEISLAKNNLIGCEEFRVMHAGDRTMVRIADIYEAYDREKSARMLMDFDDLLVRTHDMLNNRIDIREKYQEVFCHLLVDEFQDTNPAQMEILKLLIPENRQGSFWCTGDDHQAIFSFTGASVGNIIHFKSIFPDSQQMILHVNYRSTPQILAACQNLIRHNEKQIHKTLKTDNPDGEEVIVLESSSEETEAINLVHEIQTLKESTDYDYQDMAVLYRCNFQSRIIEEVFSQHKIPYHIENGLCFYDRREVKILLDYLRVISSPETDEGDEALAGILNVPNRYIGRKFIGELRSFAAEKQFHLYRALKELPVTLPYIRKNIQALTGFLDPLISEAGHIRPAEAISLVRTSLDIDRYVSEEDMPSPDDVKIQNMDQLLLSAARYDDIRAFLDYAAGFQNESVSDNREGVSLMTIHKAKGLEFPVVFLVGMVEGILPTRRNENIEEERRICFVAISRAMHLLYLSHYMTCLGQAARTSRFLCEILGQETDKKVSA; translated from the coding sequence ATGAGCGATTTAAATCCGGAACAGCAAAAGGCGTCTGAGTTTACCGACGGGGTCTGCGTGGTCATAGCAGTGCCCGGCAGTGGTAAAACCCGGACCATGATGGAAAGAATCGGCATCCTGGTCAATAAGCATGGCATCCCCCCGGAAAACATCCTGGGCCTCACCTTTACCCGGAACGCGGCGGATGAGATGAGACACAGACTGGTCCCGGTGTTAGGAGAGATGTCATCCAGGGTCTTTTTAACCACCATACATTCGTTCTGTTACACGTTATTGCGGTCGGAAGGGATTGTCTTTGAGATTCTTTCCGGCAGGGAACAGATGATTTTCATAAAGGAGGTCATAAAAAAGCTCAAAATCAGAGAGGTGTCCGCCGGCATGGTGCTTGGAGAAATCTCCCTGGCGAAAAACAACCTGATCGGTTGCGAGGAGTTCCGGGTCATGCATGCGGGTGACCGGACCATGGTCAGGATCGCTGATATCTACGAAGCCTATGACCGTGAAAAATCGGCACGTATGCTCATGGACTTTGATGATCTGCTGGTGAGAACCCATGACATGCTCAATAACCGTATCGACATACGAGAAAAATATCAGGAGGTGTTTTGTCATCTGCTGGTGGATGAGTTCCAGGACACCAATCCCGCCCAGATGGAAATCTTAAAACTGTTGATACCGGAAAACCGGCAGGGCTCTTTCTGGTGCACGGGAGACGACCATCAGGCGATATTTTCCTTTACCGGGGCTTCGGTGGGTAACATCATTCATTTCAAATCCATCTTTCCGGATTCACAGCAGATGATACTGCATGTCAACTACCGGTCAACTCCCCAGATCCTTGCAGCCTGCCAGAACCTGATCCGGCATAACGAAAAACAGATCCATAAAACCTTAAAAACGGACAATCCGGACGGTGAGGAGGTCATCGTTCTTGAGTCCTCTTCTGAAGAGACCGAAGCCATCAACCTGGTCCATGAGATACAGACCTTAAAAGAATCTACGGATTATGATTACCAGGATATGGCCGTGCTCTACCGGTGCAATTTTCAAAGCCGGATCATCGAAGAGGTGTTCTCTCAGCACAAAATCCCTTATCACATTGAAAACGGCCTCTGCTTTTATGACCGGCGGGAGGTAAAGATTCTGCTGGACTATCTGCGGGTTATATCCTCCCCTGAGACAGACGAAGGAGATGAGGCCCTTGCCGGGATTTTAAATGTCCCCAACCGGTATATCGGCAGAAAGTTCATCGGCGAGCTCAGGTCCTTTGCCGCAGAAAAACAGTTTCATCTCTACCGGGCCTTAAAAGAACTGCCTGTCACCCTTCCTTATATCCGGAAAAACATTCAGGCGTTAACCGGATTTTTAGATCCGCTGATCAGTGAGGCCGGCCATATCAGGCCTGCTGAGGCAATAAGCCTGGTCAGGACCTCTCTGGATATTGACCGATATGTCAGTGAAGAGGACATGCCCAGCCCGGATGACGTGAAGATTCAGAATATGGACCAGCTGCTGCTGTCCGCGGCCCGGTATGATGATATCAGGGCCTTTCTGGACTATGCGGCGGGCTTTCAGAACGAATCGGTCAGTGACAACAGGGAGGGGGTCAGCCTGATGACCATTCATAAGGCAAAGGGGCTGGAGTTTCCCGTGGTGTTCCTGGTCGGTATGGTGGAGGGGATTCTGCCCACCCGGCGCAATGAAAACATCGAGGAGGAACGGCGTATCTGCTTTGTCGCCATTTCCCGTGCCATGCATCTTTTGTATTTGAGCCATTACATGACCTGCCTGGGTCAGGCGGCCCGCACATCCCGATTCCTTTGCGAGATACTGGGCCAGGAGACCGACAAAAAGGTTTCTGCCTGA
- a CDS encoding JAB domain-containing protein, translating to MEDQAKFWRQLKSGHFVPMVKEAVRGQEISSAQEVYNIMKPVFAETDDVETLYCLYLDTKNRILAMEKMFTGSLSSTAVYPREIIKRVIALKSSAVVITHNHPTGDPGPSVEDTRITIRLLVALKSMNVDLHDHIIVGEGYYSFADAGVIGSADVRFCDFLCRLSRE from the coding sequence ATGGAAGACCAAGCAAAGTTCTGGCGGCAGTTAAAGTCCGGGCATTTTGTACCGATGGTCAAGGAGGCGGTAAGGGGGCAGGAGATCAGCAGCGCCCAGGAGGTCTACAACATCATGAAGCCGGTCTTTGCCGAAACCGATGATGTTGAAACACTTTACTGCCTTTATCTGGACACGAAAAACAGAATCCTGGCCATGGAAAAGATGTTTACCGGTAGCCTTTCCAGTACGGCAGTTTATCCCCGGGAGATTATCAAGCGGGTCATTGCCCTTAAATCTTCCGCTGTTGTGATTACCCATAACCATCCTACTGGTGATCCCGGCCCGTCTGTCGAGGACACAAGAATCACCATCCGGTTGCTGGTGGCCTTAAAAAGCATGAATGTGGACCTGCATGACCATATCATTGTCGGTGAAGGATATTACAGTTTTGCCGATGCCGGTGTGATCGGGTCAGCGGATGTCCGGTTTTGTGACTTTCTGTGCCGGTTGTCCCGGGAATAA
- a CDS encoding DUF932 domain-containing protein translates to MQKLVTLEKVFDRVDKMSAQCHDHHVDVKDIDFESLDSIRLSGTPHPVRPVAQRSFANRLGIPFPYLRRCPEEIQAANLNHWINQEKNDQLFIRFDGDEIRAVFTPKYTPVDNFEILERLDSLGYGPDTKVQCSLDAEFLSLSIPDGRKAFDINGDRFKPGISISNSEVGLASLTISAFVLRLVCTNGLIARTGISASYRHVSTRILKEFPQTIETVSKELGAQQRQFRISMEAPVDNPMQTMDSFNRQFAVSAQEKEAVDWGWSQESGKTMFNIIQAYTRAAQMEGLPAESSYRLQRIGGDILDMVT, encoded by the coding sequence ATGCAGAAACTTGTTACCCTTGAAAAGGTCTTTGACCGGGTTGATAAAATGTCGGCCCAGTGCCATGACCACCACGTTGACGTAAAAGATATCGATTTTGAAAGCCTTGACAGTATTCGCCTGTCAGGAACCCCTCATCCGGTGAGGCCTGTCGCTCAGAGGTCATTTGCCAACCGGCTTGGAATCCCTTTTCCCTATTTGAGACGCTGCCCGGAAGAGATCCAGGCGGCCAACCTGAACCACTGGATAAACCAGGAAAAAAACGATCAGCTGTTTATCCGGTTTGACGGAGATGAGATTCGGGCCGTCTTTACCCCGAAATACACGCCGGTGGACAACTTTGAAATCCTGGAAAGGCTGGATTCTCTTGGATATGGGCCGGACACAAAGGTTCAGTGCAGCCTGGACGCGGAATTCTTGTCACTGTCCATACCGGACGGCAGGAAGGCTTTTGATATCAATGGTGACCGGTTCAAGCCCGGTATCAGTATCTCTAACAGCGAGGTGGGGCTGGCGTCTTTGACGATTTCTGCCTTTGTGCTGCGTCTGGTCTGCACCAACGGACTGATTGCCAGGACCGGTATATCCGCCTCCTATCGCCATGTGTCCACCCGTATTTTAAAAGAGTTCCCCCAGACCATTGAAACGGTATCAAAAGAGCTCGGTGCCCAGCAGAGGCAATTCAGAATCTCTATGGAGGCCCCGGTGGATAACCCCATGCAGACCATGGACAGCTTTAACCGTCAGTTCGCTGTCAGCGCTCAGGAAAAAGAGGCGGTGGATTGGGGCTGGTCCCAGGAATCCGGAAAGACGATGTTTAATATTATCCAGGCCTATACCAGGGCGGCACAGATGGAAGGCCTGCCGGCGGAGTCCAGTTATCGTCTTCAGCGGATAGGGGGCGACATACTGGACATGGTTACTTAG
- a CDS encoding SWIM zinc finger family protein — translation MTAKEIQKRNEKAQQLRVLQTDDGSFYVESAEQKIMYRVIFTDTDQSCVCGDFTRNSKNDPGFKCKHLLAVISAVQSGSVENAAFIEKQKPRLDERFITTIQGREFVLYAGLLDMAHMKGIRRISVEAMQYPTKENGMEAICKASVESKLGEEFVEWGDASPGNVNKMIASHILRMAATRAKARALRDYVNIGITCIEEIGNLDDVLPKTGFQKPSRKKAPVKAQPAKKEAPAAQNNNPPVSVKSDDQKTQKAAPEEATTPQDAPVLMSDAQKRAILNLSRRRGISVESLEQMVQDTYHVNLDNLTTADASAFIRQLQQAA, via the coding sequence ATGACAGCAAAAGAGATTCAGAAGAGAAATGAAAAGGCTCAGCAGCTTCGGGTGCTTCAGACCGACGACGGCAGTTTTTATGTAGAAAGCGCGGAGCAGAAAATCATGTACAGGGTGATATTTACCGACACGGACCAGTCCTGTGTATGCGGGGACTTTACCCGTAACAGCAAAAACGATCCGGGGTTCAAGTGCAAACACCTTTTGGCCGTGATCTCCGCCGTGCAGTCCGGATCGGTTGAGAACGCCGCGTTTATTGAAAAACAGAAACCCAGGCTGGACGAGCGGTTTATCACCACCATTCAGGGCCGGGAGTTTGTGCTCTACGCCGGCCTGCTGGACATGGCCCACATGAAGGGGATTCGCAGGATTTCTGTGGAGGCCATGCAGTATCCGACCAAAGAAAACGGCATGGAGGCCATCTGCAAGGCTTCGGTGGAGTCCAAGCTTGGAGAGGAGTTTGTAGAGTGGGGAGACGCCAGTCCCGGTAATGTCAACAAGATGATCGCCTCCCATATTCTGCGTATGGCCGCAACCAGGGCCAAGGCCAGAGCGTTACGGGATTATGTGAACATCGGCATTACCTGTATTGAAGAAATCGGCAATCTCGATGATGTCCTTCCCAAAACCGGTTTCCAGAAACCCTCCCGGAAAAAAGCCCCGGTAAAGGCCCAGCCCGCTAAAAAAGAGGCCCCGGCCGCACAGAACAATAACCCCCCGGTATCGGTCAAATCTGACGATCAAAAAACACAAAAGGCTGCCCCCGAGGAAGCGACAACACCCCAGGATGCGCCTGTGTTGATGAGCGATGCCCAGAAACGGGCCATTCTTAACCTGAGCCGCCGTCGGGGAATCTCTGTAGAATCCCTGGAACAGATGGTACAGGACACCTATCATGTGAACCTGGACAATCTGACCACCGCGGATGCATCGGCATTTATTCGCCAGTTGCAGCAGGCCGCATAG
- a CDS encoding DNA primase family protein codes for MKNNRQPQIKDKELFCTEVYNFFNIMFGDIGTKGYGAIEIRVLKDGHPNALFNSNFGKVIEAAFNYCNLAHDVYFGVNPRIGGAGKKENVHYVTTLHVDIDYGKPGHKKASEYADYDSALNAIQRFELKPTVVIHTGGGFHCYWVLENPVCVKDVGIEKVEDINKALSRLLKGDTTSQVNMILRVPYTYNFKIPENPREVAIVDKSGPKYNLENFDYLVSKEPEIKGIKPTVEKQASQGDRPINSGLRIPDLRISDKMKDLILSGGAGHYSSRSEADMAVILALVSKGYSDDEIRSIFENYPRGAKYLEHSDPSQYLNHNIKEAKKISNLTEEEMADPLFISGTITKNKNNEYKLDVFCFEEYFSKKHQLKYLADETSFFKYNGQCYEYINKDTLNAECQKELGRKRKLFTTKDLSSFEHHCIGDPQCILSNANQDQVKYLTLQNGLFDLDQGVLVHHSPDTFTTNLLPYDYDELAQCPLWLKYLDDVFMGDQDKIMFAQEAIGYVFLKQIPTPALFFLKGTGSNGKSVFINTITNLFGEENVASISLGSFSKEYYTLGLFGKMANISGEAPNKFLSTDVVKAIVSGDWVQGRDPYKRPTKFRPYAKHFIAMNEEPATDDNSYGWWRRIYVLKFERTFHKHEMDVFLTDKLKNELSGIFNWAIAGYHRLKENGYILHTGESLEQAKYNYQCQNNNVISFIKKKCAKAQATDNYILFKDLYHLYCAYCESNGADVLSKKDFRKTLENSGYKVDNNTKASNSLCVYGIALL; via the coding sequence ATGAAGAATAATCGACAACCACAAATTAAAGACAAGGAGCTCTTTTGTACCGAGGTATACAATTTTTTTAATATCATGTTCGGCGATATAGGCACAAAAGGCTATGGTGCCATTGAAATTCGGGTATTGAAGGACGGCCATCCAAATGCTTTATTTAACAGTAATTTTGGAAAAGTCATCGAGGCCGCGTTTAATTATTGCAACCTTGCGCATGATGTTTATTTCGGCGTTAATCCGAGGATTGGTGGCGCAGGGAAAAAAGAAAATGTGCATTATGTGACCACCCTACACGTTGATATCGACTACGGAAAACCTGGCCACAAGAAAGCATCCGAATATGCCGACTATGATTCTGCACTAAATGCCATTCAACGCTTTGAATTAAAGCCGACTGTTGTGATCCACACTGGCGGTGGTTTTCATTGTTATTGGGTGTTGGAAAATCCAGTGTGCGTCAAAGATGTTGGAATAGAAAAAGTCGAAGACATAAACAAGGCGTTGTCCCGCCTTTTAAAGGGGGACACGACGAGCCAAGTCAATATGATTCTGCGGGTACCCTACACGTATAATTTTAAAATACCGGAAAACCCACGGGAAGTTGCCATTGTTGATAAAAGCGGACCTAAATATAATTTAGAAAATTTTGATTACCTTGTTTCAAAAGAACCTGAAATCAAAGGAATAAAGCCAACTGTTGAAAAACAGGCCAGCCAAGGCGATAGGCCGATTAACAGTGGGCTGAGAATTCCGGATCTCCGCATATCGGATAAGATGAAAGATCTTATCTTGTCAGGCGGAGCGGGACACTATTCTTCCCGTAGTGAAGCTGATATGGCGGTTATTCTGGCTTTGGTCAGTAAGGGGTATAGTGACGATGAAATCAGGTCCATTTTCGAAAATTATCCAAGGGGTGCCAAATATCTGGAACATAGTGATCCTTCCCAGTATTTGAACCATAATATTAAAGAAGCAAAAAAAATTTCCAATCTGACCGAAGAAGAAATGGCTGATCCTCTGTTTATATCTGGCACAATTACCAAGAACAAAAATAATGAATACAAGCTGGATGTTTTTTGTTTTGAAGAATATTTTTCAAAAAAACATCAGTTGAAGTATCTGGCAGATGAGACGTCGTTTTTTAAATATAATGGTCAGTGTTATGAATATATTAATAAGGACACGCTGAATGCAGAATGCCAAAAAGAACTGGGCAGAAAACGTAAGTTGTTTACAACAAAAGATTTATCAAGCTTTGAGCATCATTGCATAGGAGACCCGCAGTGTATTTTAAGCAATGCGAATCAGGACCAAGTCAAATATCTGACTCTCCAAAACGGGTTATTTGATTTGGATCAGGGTGTTCTTGTTCATCATTCACCAGATACCTTTACAACAAATCTTTTACCGTATGATTACGACGAATTAGCCCAATGCCCATTATGGTTGAAGTATTTGGATGATGTGTTTATGGGCGATCAAGACAAAATAATGTTTGCCCAGGAAGCAATCGGATATGTTTTTTTAAAGCAGATACCAACCCCAGCGCTGTTCTTTTTAAAAGGCACTGGAAGTAATGGCAAGTCTGTTTTTATAAATACAATCACTAATTTATTTGGCGAAGAAAATGTGGCAAGCATCAGTTTAGGTAGCTTTAGTAAGGAGTATTATACCTTGGGCCTTTTCGGAAAAATGGCAAATATCTCCGGAGAAGCACCAAATAAGTTTCTTAGCACAGACGTAGTTAAAGCGATCGTGTCCGGTGACTGGGTACAAGGACGAGACCCCTATAAGCGACCCACAAAGTTCAGACCATATGCAAAACATTTTATTGCAATGAATGAGGAGCCGGCAACAGATGATAATTCCTATGGTTGGTGGCGACGTATATATGTTTTAAAATTTGAAAGGACATTTCATAAGCATGAAATGGATGTTTTTCTAACCGACAAATTAAAGAATGAATTGTCAGGAATTTTTAACTGGGCGATTGCCGGATATCACAGACTTAAGGAAAATGGCTATATCCTGCACACAGGAGAAAGCTTGGAACAAGCAAAATACAACTATCAATGCCAAAACAATAACGTCATATCATTCATTAAGAAAAAGTGCGCTAAGGCGCAAGCGACTGATAACTATATTTTATTCAAAGATCTGTATCATCTGTACTGTGCTTACTGTGAGAGTAATGGAGCAGATGTCCTGTCAAAAAAGGACTTTAGAAAGACCTTGGAGAACAGTGGGTATAAAGTCGATAACAACACCAAAGCATCAAATAGTCTTTGTGTCTATGGCATAGCATTATTGTAA
- a CDS encoding single-stranded DNA-binding protein, which yields MLNVVTLAGNIGSDIENFFTPDGGTHIASFSLAFASGFKDGQEQTGWIKVKCFSKLADTAENYLHKGARIAVSGYLQQQRWETENNEKRSSYQLNANSIEFIRINDKEEEPAAGTDQPPF from the coding sequence ATGTTAAACGTAGTGACACTTGCAGGAAACATCGGCAGCGACATTGAAAACTTTTTCACACCCGACGGCGGCACCCACATTGCCTCTTTTTCCCTGGCCTTTGCTTCCGGGTTCAAGGACGGACAGGAGCAGACCGGCTGGATAAAGGTAAAGTGCTTTTCAAAACTGGCCGACACCGCGGAAAACTACCTGCACAAAGGCGCAAGAATCGCGGTCTCAGGCTATCTGCAGCAGCAGCGGTGGGAGACGGAGAACAATGAAAAACGCAGTTCCTACCAGCTGAATGCAAACAGCATCGAGTTTATCCGGATCAATGACAAAGAGGAGGAGCCGGCCGCCGGGACAGATCAGCCACCATTTTAA